A genomic stretch from Glaciecola nitratireducens FR1064 includes:
- a CDS encoding DMT family transporter, with product MSNPLLFLATVMIWGSTWIAINYQINVVDPAVSVAFRFSIAAAILGFWCWFRKLPLRMPLETHKKLILVGILFYTLDYSFLYAAQHHIISALLALLSSSVIYINVVLRRVLLGKPMRLEVVIGATFGLIGIAMIFIPEFEAMSVNEGLTVGLLFAAASFLSAGVGNVVSEKILDVGTPVIQMNFWAMSYSLIFTFGFAFISGASFTLPTVASYYYALLYLALFGSVLAFGAYMKLLQQIGSDKAAYVVLVYPIIALAISTLFEGYQWTILSAIGVIVVLFGNAVAMGKIALFMRKNAVLNT from the coding sequence ATGTCGAATCCATTACTCTTTCTTGCGACAGTCATGATCTGGGGCTCAACGTGGATTGCCATTAATTATCAAATTAATGTTGTTGACCCTGCGGTCTCTGTCGCTTTTCGATTTAGCATTGCCGCAGCAATTTTGGGCTTTTGGTGCTGGTTTCGCAAGCTTCCGCTTAGAATGCCTTTAGAGACCCATAAAAAGCTGATATTGGTAGGAATACTTTTTTATACCTTAGATTATTCATTTTTGTACGCGGCACAACATCATATAATAAGCGCGTTGCTGGCGTTGCTTAGCTCAAGCGTCATCTATATTAATGTGGTTTTACGCCGCGTTTTGTTAGGCAAACCAATGCGTTTAGAAGTGGTCATCGGCGCTACTTTCGGGCTGATTGGCATCGCCATGATATTCATTCCTGAATTTGAAGCAATGAGTGTGAACGAAGGGCTTACTGTAGGCTTGTTGTTTGCTGCAGCTTCTTTTCTTAGTGCGGGTGTGGGTAATGTAGTGTCAGAAAAAATACTCGATGTTGGCACACCGGTTATTCAAATGAACTTTTGGGCAATGAGTTATAGCCTCATTTTTACTTTTGGTTTCGCGTTCATTAGCGGCGCTAGTTTTACGCTGCCGACAGTGGCAAGTTATTACTATGCCTTGCTCTATTTGGCCCTATTTGGCTCTGTTTTAGCCTTCGGAGCCTATATGAAACTACTGCAGCAGATAGGCTCAGACAAAGCGGCTTACGTCGTATTGGTGTACCCTATTATCGCATTGGCAATTTCGACCTTGTTTGAAGGTTATCAGTGGACGATATTGTCGGCTATTGGCGTTATTGTTGTGCTATTCGGCAACGCTGTGGCAATGGGTAAAATAGCGTTATTCATGCGCAAAAACGCGGTTCTGAATACTTAA
- a CDS encoding PGPGW domain-containing protein: MLKEYYSNIATYLTDTFGANFIFLIVALTTTASIAYFVVITYFITQMDKQYFVRRKTSEEGLINHLHLTSISRSVACAVKIAKIILGIGLLVCGILMLVLPGQGLITILIGLSLLPFPGKDKMEQRILSRHSVRATLNWIRIKAKKEPFIFD, translated from the coding sequence GTGCTTAAAGAATATTACAGCAATATTGCAACCTACCTAACGGATACTTTTGGCGCTAATTTTATATTCTTGATAGTTGCATTAACGACAACAGCCTCTATCGCATACTTTGTCGTAATAACCTACTTTATTACACAAATGGATAAACAATACTTCGTGCGTCGAAAAACGTCTGAGGAGGGTCTCATTAATCACCTTCACTTAACTTCGATCAGTAGAAGTGTAGCCTGCGCAGTTAAAATTGCAAAAATCATTCTTGGGATTGGCTTGTTGGTGTGCGGGATCTTGATGCTAGTTTTACCCGGTCAGGGCTTAATTACTATATTAATAGGTCTCAGCTTGCTCCCGTTTCCGGGTAAAGACAAAATGGAACAGCGCATTCTTTCGCGACATTCGGTTCGCGCCACTCTGAATTGGATAAGAATAAAAGCTAAAAAAGAACCGTTTATTTTTGATTAA
- a CDS encoding FAD-dependent oxidoreductase: protein MSLVNVDVAIVGAGITGQTLALALARKDFKVAIIDANDIAQGITEAFSPRVSAISKASERIFKNVGAWQNIQRMQAYTEMHVWEDQAFGRIAFSAQENKVENLGHIVENNCIVQALLETAKAANNIQLFLGQKITTINRSKEQQFINLENADMVAAKLIVGADGGSSFVRKTAGFPVTFWDYDHTAIVANVNTEQAHQNIARQAFTPTGPLAFLPLSSPNVCSIVWSQDTREAERLLALTDEEFCKSLQVALDNQLGKCELLTKRFNYPLKMQYAQQWADTGIVLVGDAAHTIHPLAGQGANLGLLDAAALAQELGALKEAGKPFHTKKALRPYERWRKAEAAKVVATMEGFKRLFNGTDPALKLARNVGLTAANAIGPIKKFFIQQAMGSAGKMPRLAKR from the coding sequence GTGAGTTTGGTTAATGTAGATGTTGCTATTGTGGGCGCTGGTATTACTGGGCAAACGCTCGCTTTGGCACTGGCGCGAAAGGACTTTAAAGTTGCTATTATTGACGCTAATGATATTGCGCAAGGTATCACTGAGGCGTTCTCACCAAGAGTGAGCGCCATTAGCAAAGCAAGTGAGCGAATATTCAAGAATGTGGGTGCTTGGCAAAATATCCAGCGCATGCAAGCCTATACCGAAATGCACGTATGGGAAGATCAGGCATTTGGTCGCATCGCCTTTTCTGCGCAAGAAAACAAGGTTGAAAACTTGGGTCATATCGTTGAAAACAATTGCATTGTCCAAGCATTGCTCGAAACAGCAAAAGCGGCGAACAATATTCAGCTGTTTCTCGGGCAAAAAATTACAACGATTAATCGCAGCAAAGAGCAACAATTTATCAATCTTGAAAACGCCGATATGGTAGCCGCGAAGTTAATTGTAGGCGCGGATGGAGGCAGCTCATTTGTGCGCAAAACAGCAGGTTTCCCCGTCACCTTTTGGGACTATGACCACACCGCGATTGTCGCTAATGTTAACACTGAACAAGCGCATCAGAACATCGCTAGACAGGCTTTTACCCCTACTGGGCCTTTGGCGTTTTTACCGCTGTCATCGCCGAATGTATGTTCGATTGTTTGGTCGCAAGATACCCGAGAAGCAGAGCGCTTATTGGCTTTGACCGACGAAGAGTTTTGTAAATCACTGCAGGTAGCACTCGACAATCAATTAGGTAAATGTGAGCTTTTGACAAAACGCTTCAATTATCCTTTGAAGATGCAGTATGCACAACAGTGGGCTGACACTGGTATTGTACTGGTTGGAGACGCGGCGCATACCATTCATCCTTTGGCAGGACAGGGCGCTAATTTGGGCTTGCTGGATGCGGCTGCATTAGCGCAAGAACTGGGTGCATTAAAAGAAGCTGGTAAACCGTTCCATACCAAAAAAGCGCTGCGGCCTTATGAACGTTGGAGAAAAGCCGAGGCGGCTAAAGTTGTGGCTACCATGGAAGGTTTCAAACGACTGTTTAATGGCACCGATCCTGCACTGAAATTAGCGAGAAATGTCGGCTTGACGGCTGCTAATGCTATTGGTCCCATCAAAAAATTCTTTATTCAACAAGCCATGGGCAGTGCGGGTAAAATGCCTAGATTAGCAAAGCGCTAA
- a CDS encoding ribokinase: MAVFNFGSINIDHVYSVPHFVQPGETLSSSSYQSILGGKGANQSVALAKANNNVFHVGAIGSSDSGFIEQMKEAGVNCEFIREMSDVASGHAIIQVTPDAENNIILFGGANQCISDDHIASALATAKPNDWVLLQNETNAIDKIITEAHKRQLHIAFNPAPMTESVKQLPLDKLTLLVVNEVEAEQLTGENDVEAIKRSLKSNYPNTKVLLTLGKAGVWFFEADNEEFCAAFKVKAVDTTAAGDTFIGFFLAAYQANKSIAEALKYACAASALAVMKAGAAPSIPSVDEVIAFLQTQ; the protein is encoded by the coding sequence ATGGCGGTTTTTAACTTTGGGTCAATCAATATTGACCACGTGTATTCTGTTCCCCACTTCGTACAACCAGGCGAAACTCTCTCATCAAGCAGTTACCAATCAATCTTGGGCGGCAAGGGCGCGAACCAATCGGTTGCATTGGCTAAAGCAAATAACAACGTTTTTCACGTTGGGGCTATCGGCAGCTCGGACAGCGGCTTCATCGAACAAATGAAAGAAGCGGGTGTAAACTGTGAGTTTATTCGCGAAATGAGTGATGTTGCCTCTGGCCATGCCATTATTCAAGTTACCCCTGATGCGGAAAACAACATTATTTTATTCGGTGGTGCTAACCAATGTATTAGCGATGACCATATCGCTAGCGCATTAGCCACTGCCAAGCCAAACGATTGGGTGTTACTGCAAAACGAAACCAACGCCATTGATAAAATCATCACAGAAGCGCACAAGCGACAGTTGCACATTGCCTTTAATCCAGCGCCAATGACTGAATCGGTTAAACAACTACCATTGGACAAACTAACGCTGCTAGTAGTAAACGAGGTTGAAGCCGAACAACTCACTGGTGAAAATGACGTCGAAGCAATTAAACGCTCACTAAAATCAAATTATCCAAACACCAAGGTCCTGCTCACATTAGGCAAAGCTGGCGTGTGGTTCTTTGAAGCCGATAACGAAGAATTCTGTGCGGCATTCAAAGTCAAAGCCGTCGATACCACAGCAGCGGGTGACACCTTCATTGGCTTTTTTCTAGCTGCCTATCAAGCAAACAAAAGCATCGCTGAAGCCTTAAAATATGCCTGTGCGGCGTCGGCATTAGCAGTAATGAAAGCAGGCGCTGCGCCCTCCATTCCAAGCGTTGACGAAGTCATTGCTTTTTTACAAACACAATAG
- the pepP gene encoding Xaa-Pro aminopeptidase translates to MTISLSEFQQRRARLLSQCEPNSICIVAASSLVTRSNDTEYPFRQNSDFWYLTGFNEPNAFLILSNNAFFKYNGESPAVEKETSSIVFVQPTDEHAEIWHGRRLGVDNAASKLGTDLAFDVDDIDEELVDIIDGHKHLYFSFDADPLVESTISAALAECRNAPKQSKVAPSNMHDIQSLLHAMRLLKSDAEIMLMQRAADISAMAHVRAMRFCQPAKFEYQLEAEIHHEFAMQSARSPAYGTIVGGGENACILHYTENADELSSGDLVLIDAGCELEGYAADITRTFPVNGKFSPVQKVLYQLVLDSQLAALEQLKPGNTISQAMKACVRVIVEGLVELGILSGSIEKNIEKETWRSYFMHGLGHWLGLDVHDVGIYKINNADRPLEAGMVMTVEPGIYIPVSANVDDKFKGIGIRIEDDIVITVGGNHVMTSKVPKTVSEIEALMAS, encoded by the coding sequence ATGACAATATCTCTGTCAGAGTTTCAGCAGCGCCGTGCACGTTTATTATCCCAATGTGAGCCCAATAGTATTTGTATTGTGGCCGCGAGTTCACTTGTCACGCGTAGTAATGATACAGAATATCCTTTTCGCCAAAACAGTGATTTTTGGTACTTAACTGGGTTTAATGAACCTAATGCTTTCCTAATTTTATCAAATAATGCGTTCTTTAAATATAATGGTGAATCACCCGCGGTCGAAAAAGAAACGTCATCTATCGTCTTCGTCCAACCTACTGACGAGCATGCGGAAATATGGCACGGCAGACGTCTAGGGGTGGATAACGCCGCTAGTAAGTTAGGTACGGATTTAGCCTTCGATGTGGACGACATTGATGAAGAATTAGTTGATATAATTGATGGCCACAAACACCTTTATTTTTCGTTTGATGCTGACCCGCTTGTCGAATCTACTATTAGCGCCGCGCTCGCAGAATGTCGAAATGCACCGAAGCAGAGTAAAGTTGCTCCTTCAAACATGCACGACATTCAGTCGCTTCTGCACGCTATGCGCTTGTTGAAATCCGATGCTGAAATCATGCTGATGCAGCGCGCAGCTGATATTTCAGCGATGGCGCATGTCCGAGCAATGAGATTTTGCCAACCAGCAAAGTTCGAGTATCAGCTCGAAGCTGAAATTCATCACGAGTTTGCAATGCAAAGCGCACGCTCACCTGCTTACGGTACAATCGTGGGGGGCGGCGAAAACGCATGTATTCTGCATTACACTGAGAACGCCGATGAACTCTCATCCGGTGACCTAGTGCTAATTGATGCAGGATGTGAGCTTGAAGGCTACGCCGCCGACATTACCCGCACGTTTCCAGTAAATGGTAAATTCAGTCCGGTGCAGAAAGTGTTGTATCAGTTGGTGTTAGATTCACAGCTGGCGGCATTGGAGCAACTTAAACCAGGCAATACAATTTCACAAGCGATGAAGGCCTGTGTTCGAGTCATCGTTGAAGGACTAGTCGAGCTGGGTATTTTAAGCGGGTCGATTGAGAAGAATATAGAAAAAGAAACGTGGCGTTCATATTTTATGCATGGCTTGGGACACTGGCTTGGTCTTGACGTGCACGATGTTGGCATTTATAAAATAAACAATGCGGACCGCCCCTTGGAAGCGGGCATGGTAATGACGGTTGAACCCGGTATTTACATTCCTGTATCAGCCAACGTCGACGATAAATTCAAAGGTATCGGCATACGTATTGAAGACGACATTGTTATCACTGTCGGCGGCAATCATGTTATGACCAGTAAAGTTCCGAAGACAGTGAGCGAAATTGAAGCGTTAATGGCTAGCTAA
- a CDS encoding endonuclease/exonuclease/phosphatase family protein: MIKSRFIRLESLKIMGSARKLAMGPDIEVLLWNVFKCKKKGWQEDFVKLMHNKDLVLLQEAILNSPFDSYFNTSLEHQWIMARSFRNAHTKIENGVKTGSTVAAKKHHFSVSTHSEPITKTKKMLLATVYPLNPPEQSLLVVNSHIINFVSFEKFKAHIDKVFQALEHHEGPILLAGDFNTWNLKRLKYFNKLALSFLLEEVEMVRQPRLNHLFKHLDHIYCRGLEVVDVHVHKHIKSSDHFPISLSLRTVDTGDAICSGEQIKLPSKIR, encoded by the coding sequence ATGATTAAAAGTCGTTTCATCAGGCTTGAATCCCTAAAGATTATGGGGAGCGCTCGAAAGTTAGCGATGGGACCTGACATAGAGGTATTGTTGTGGAACGTGTTTAAGTGCAAGAAAAAGGGATGGCAAGAAGACTTTGTAAAGCTCATGCACAACAAAGATCTCGTTCTATTGCAGGAAGCTATTTTAAATTCCCCCTTCGATAGCTATTTTAATACGTCACTTGAGCATCAGTGGATAATGGCACGTAGTTTCAGAAACGCACATACTAAAATAGAAAATGGCGTTAAGACTGGGTCGACCGTTGCAGCAAAAAAGCATCATTTTTCAGTGTCGACTCATAGTGAACCGATTACAAAAACGAAGAAAATGTTGCTGGCAACTGTGTACCCATTGAATCCTCCTGAGCAGTCCTTACTAGTGGTTAACTCTCATATTATCAATTTTGTTTCTTTCGAAAAATTTAAAGCGCATATAGACAAGGTTTTTCAAGCTTTAGAGCATCATGAAGGCCCTATATTGTTGGCTGGCGATTTCAATACATGGAATTTGAAAAGGTTGAAATATTTCAATAAGCTGGCACTATCGTTTTTGTTAGAGGAGGTAGAAATGGTGCGTCAGCCAAGGCTTAATCATCTGTTTAAGCATCTTGACCATATTTACTGCCGAGGACTAGAGGTGGTTGATGTGCATGTGCATAAACACATTAAATCGTCGGATCATTTTCCAATAAGTTTATCGTTGCGGACAGTAGACACAGGCGATGCGATTTGCTCGGGGGAGCAAATCAAGCTGCCCTCAAAAATTCGCTAA
- a CDS encoding amidohydrolase family protein, which translates to MLAKITFLFKHTVFSRVLINKAVIQKSIAKIALAIAFSLFASASFAAPGASAPTKQDGEGEGPYERLILRAVTIVNGEGAPARGPVDIVIEKNRITNIVNVGNPGVPIKSNNRPILRDGDKEMLLPGYFVMPGFIDMHGHIGGSADNIPAEYVFKLWLGHGITTVREPGSFNGLDWVLDHAERSAKNTIVAPRIIPYLGFGMGSDKPIFTAKQARDWVKNAGKQGAKGIKFFGATPKVMEAALDEAKKQKLGTMMHHAQLNVMSMNALDSARLGLTTMEHWYGLPEALFEDQTIQNYPASYNYNNEQDRFSEAGKLWKQAAPYGSEKWNAVRDELIELDFTINPTMTIYQASRDLMRERNADWHDEYTLPTLWEFFKPSRYAHGSYWFDWTTDEEISWKENFKLWMQFLNDYKNHGGRVTTGSDSGYIYKIYGFGYISELELLREAGFNPYEVIQAATLNGAEALGMDDQIGSISIGKLADMVIIKENPLRNFKVLYGTGHYQLDENNQPTRTGGVDYTIKDGIVYDAKALLSDVRKMVEEAKK; encoded by the coding sequence ATGCTAGCTAAAATAACGTTTCTTTTTAAGCACACGGTATTCTCAAGAGTACTGATAAATAAAGCAGTCATACAAAAATCAATTGCTAAAATCGCGCTTGCAATAGCTTTCAGCTTATTTGCATCCGCATCATTTGCAGCGCCCGGGGCGTCAGCACCCACAAAACAAGACGGTGAAGGTGAAGGCCCGTACGAGCGTCTAATTCTGCGCGCAGTCACTATCGTTAATGGTGAAGGCGCACCAGCCCGCGGTCCTGTCGACATCGTCATTGAAAAAAATCGTATTACTAATATCGTAAATGTAGGCAACCCCGGCGTTCCTATCAAGTCAAATAATCGCCCCATATTGCGTGATGGCGATAAAGAAATGTTGCTGCCGGGTTATTTCGTTATGCCAGGCTTTATTGACATGCATGGCCACATCGGTGGTTCAGCAGACAATATCCCTGCAGAGTATGTTTTTAAACTCTGGTTAGGCCACGGCATTACCACTGTACGCGAGCCGGGCAGCTTTAATGGCCTCGATTGGGTACTTGATCACGCGGAACGAAGTGCCAAAAATACCATCGTTGCTCCTCGCATTATTCCTTATCTAGGTTTCGGCATGGGCAGTGACAAGCCTATTTTTACCGCTAAACAAGCGCGGGATTGGGTTAAAAATGCAGGTAAGCAAGGCGCAAAAGGAATTAAGTTCTTTGGCGCCACACCGAAGGTCATGGAAGCAGCCTTAGACGAAGCTAAAAAGCAGAAACTGGGTACCATGATGCACCACGCTCAACTGAACGTAATGAGCATGAATGCGCTAGATTCTGCCAGATTAGGCCTAACCACCATGGAACATTGGTATGGATTGCCCGAAGCACTGTTCGAAGATCAGACTATTCAAAACTACCCCGCAAGCTACAATTACAACAATGAGCAAGACCGTTTTTCCGAAGCCGGCAAGCTATGGAAGCAAGCAGCGCCATACGGTTCTGAAAAATGGAACGCAGTTCGCGACGAACTGATTGAATTAGATTTCACCATTAATCCAACCATGACTATTTACCAGGCAAGTCGTGATTTGATGCGTGAGCGCAACGCTGACTGGCATGATGAATATACACTGCCCACGTTATGGGAATTTTTCAAGCCAAGCAGATATGCACACGGTTCGTACTGGTTTGATTGGACCACCGATGAAGAAATTTCTTGGAAAGAAAACTTTAAGCTGTGGATGCAATTTTTAAACGACTACAAAAACCATGGGGGACGTGTTACTACAGGCTCTGACTCTGGCTATATCTACAAAATTTACGGTTTTGGCTACATTAGCGAATTAGAGTTACTGCGCGAAGCCGGTTTTAACCCTTATGAAGTGATTCAAGCTGCAACGCTGAATGGCGCGGAAGCGTTGGGTATGGATGACCAAATTGGCTCAATTAGCATTGGTAAACTAGCTGACATGGTGATTATTAAAGAAAATCCATTGCGCAATTTCAAAGTGTTATACGGTACAGGGCACTATCAGTTAGATGAAAACAACCAGCCAACTCGCACCGGCGGCGTTGATTACACGATTAAAGATGGCATTGTATATGATGCAAAAGCCCTGCTAAGTGACGTTAGAAAAATGGTAGAAGAAGCTAAAAAATAG
- a CDS encoding nucleoside hydrolase, giving the protein MTHKIILDTDPGIDDAMAIFFAFQSPEIEVLGLTTVFGNVPVSMAAQNGLSLCELAEVDIPVCKGVAMPWVGPESKYAHFVHGDDGFGNINHPAPVGKIDPRSSAEFIVEMARKYPSEITIVAVGPLGNLALALRLEPNLPKLIKSVNIMGGAAFVAGNVTPVAEANIWNDAFAAEIVLAADWEVNMFGLDVTYDLPFQPDFTSILAEKNPTLGGFVKKAAEFYTEFYSKGKETEQCYFHDAFPLAYMIDPSLFEMTAGNVRVSTDKLNQGQTSFAPYGTTASPDWLEASSVNFATKVDHPRLTELFINRYAL; this is encoded by the coding sequence ATGACACACAAAATTATATTAGACACGGATCCGGGCATTGACGATGCAATGGCGATATTTTTTGCTTTCCAGTCACCCGAAATAGAAGTACTCGGTCTAACCACTGTTTTTGGCAATGTGCCTGTATCGATGGCTGCGCAAAACGGACTTAGTCTTTGCGAACTGGCCGAAGTAGATATTCCTGTGTGCAAAGGCGTAGCAATGCCATGGGTAGGACCTGAATCGAAGTACGCTCATTTTGTGCACGGTGACGATGGTTTTGGCAATATTAATCACCCTGCTCCAGTAGGTAAAATCGACCCGCGTAGTTCAGCTGAATTTATCGTCGAGATGGCGCGTAAATATCCAAGTGAAATCACGATTGTTGCTGTTGGACCTTTAGGTAATTTAGCCTTAGCCCTGCGCTTAGAACCAAATTTACCGAAACTCATAAAAAGTGTGAATATAATGGGTGGCGCTGCTTTTGTTGCGGGTAATGTAACGCCTGTCGCTGAAGCAAATATCTGGAACGATGCTTTTGCTGCGGAAATTGTTTTAGCTGCTGATTGGGAAGTCAATATGTTTGGTTTAGACGTTACTTACGACCTCCCCTTCCAACCAGATTTTACGAGTATATTGGCCGAAAAGAATCCAACACTCGGTGGGTTTGTAAAAAAAGCAGCCGAGTTCTATACCGAGTTCTACTCAAAGGGTAAAGAAACGGAACAATGCTATTTTCACGATGCATTTCCATTAGCGTATATGATTGATCCTTCTTTATTTGAGATGACTGCAGGCAACGTTCGCGTTTCTACTGATAAGTTGAACCAAGGACAAACAAGCTTTGCACCCTACGGAACGACTGCTAGTCCTGATTGGCTCGAAGCATCAAGCGTCAACTTTGCCACAAAAGTTGATCATCCTCGCCTCACAGAACTATTCATTAATCGTTACGCTCTGTAG
- a CDS encoding UPF0149 family protein gives MSKTTTNYESFSTMLSQENIIVDAAEVQGILCGMLAGGMTADDQSWIEALSDVINQGDGFSGKAKTQIVALFNEICQQYVDPEFALTLCLPDDASPINDRGTALLQWVQGFLLGFGLHQADLTACSADVKEGLEDFTEIARMDEEMNDDEESEQALFEVIEYVRITAMLCFTELGKSPLESDNVTNSVH, from the coding sequence GTGTCAAAAACCACTACAAATTACGAAAGTTTTTCTACCATGCTCTCACAAGAAAACATCATTGTTGATGCAGCTGAAGTGCAAGGAATTTTATGCGGCATGTTAGCGGGCGGAATGACTGCTGATGATCAATCTTGGATTGAAGCCTTAAGTGACGTCATCAATCAAGGCGATGGCTTTAGTGGTAAAGCAAAAACGCAAATAGTGGCTTTATTTAACGAAATTTGTCAGCAATATGTTGACCCTGAATTTGCGCTTACGCTCTGTCTTCCGGATGACGCGTCGCCAATTAACGATCGTGGCACTGCTTTGCTGCAATGGGTACAAGGCTTTCTGCTAGGCTTCGGTTTGCATCAAGCAGACTTAACGGCTTGCTCTGCGGACGTGAAAGAGGGGCTTGAGGACTTCACCGAGATTGCGCGCATGGACGAGGAAATGAATGATGACGAAGAATCCGAGCAGGCCTTATTTGAAGTTATCGAATACGTTCGCATTACAGCGATGCTCTGCTTTACTGAACTGGGCAAGTCACCCTTGGAATCAGATAATGTGACCAATTCGGTACATTGA
- a CDS encoding phospholipase D-like domain-containing protein, whose product MQVFEELLEWISIHWVTITVILHVSSSLLTSLHVLLFKENERTSLAWIGLVIFSPVVGTLFYWLFGINRIKRLAQKEHPQNVKQDFCNQEKSIDFHELPENWHSSIIAGYTIHPVNCVAGNRIEPLVNGDTAYPAMIESIERAKDYIVLSSYIFDFDPLGEQFVNALAAAHERGVTVNVLLDGIGVGYSWHKSDRALKKLGVKTARFLPAISFTSIRFINLRNHRKILCVDGEVAYIGGMNISKNNVVKRASHPVDDIHFKVIGPVIDQISQVFKEDWFFATGSLIQFPSFKPNTDEQKDKNSVVARVIQDGPDEHHNRARWTLINALACAKTSVKIMTPYFIPDQILMTSLHAAALRGISVEIIVPEHSNILFVDWVMEANFPRITQHGIKIYKNKRPFDHSKIVIIDDIWSFIGSTNWDPRSLEFNFEINLECFDTDFNAKLTALFASKRENSELVIEDELYRLATYKKIRNNLVRLFSPYL is encoded by the coding sequence ATGCAAGTATTCGAAGAATTGCTAGAGTGGATTTCCATCCATTGGGTAACCATAACAGTTATTTTGCATGTTAGCTCATCTCTTCTGACATCGTTGCATGTACTTTTGTTCAAAGAAAACGAGCGCACATCCCTCGCTTGGATTGGCCTAGTGATTTTCTCACCTGTTGTAGGAACGCTATTTTATTGGTTGTTTGGCATCAATCGTATTAAGCGATTAGCGCAAAAAGAACATCCGCAAAACGTCAAACAAGACTTTTGTAATCAAGAAAAATCCATTGATTTTCATGAATTACCTGAAAATTGGCACTCCTCTATCATTGCCGGATACACCATTCATCCAGTCAACTGCGTTGCAGGTAATCGAATTGAGCCGCTCGTAAATGGTGATACTGCTTATCCAGCGATGATCGAATCAATTGAACGCGCTAAGGACTATATCGTTCTATCAAGTTATATATTTGATTTCGATCCGCTCGGAGAACAATTCGTTAATGCTCTAGCTGCCGCACATGAACGAGGTGTCACGGTGAACGTACTTTTAGACGGCATTGGCGTTGGCTACAGCTGGCACAAATCAGACCGAGCGTTAAAAAAACTGGGTGTGAAAACCGCCCGTTTTTTACCCGCAATTTCGTTTACCAGTATTCGCTTTATTAACTTAAGAAACCATCGCAAAATACTCTGCGTAGATGGCGAAGTTGCCTATATCGGTGGCATGAACATAAGTAAAAACAACGTCGTTAAAAGAGCTTCACATCCGGTTGACGATATTCATTTTAAAGTCATTGGCCCCGTGATTGATCAAATCAGTCAAGTATTTAAAGAAGATTGGTTTTTTGCGACAGGATCCTTAATACAATTTCCATCCTTCAAGCCAAACACCGATGAACAAAAAGACAAAAACTCAGTCGTCGCCCGTGTAATTCAAGATGGCCCTGATGAACACCATAATAGGGCGCGATGGACATTGATCAACGCTTTAGCTTGCGCGAAAACAAGCGTAAAAATAATGACGCCTTATTTTATTCCAGACCAAATATTGATGACTTCACTGCATGCAGCCGCTTTGCGAGGTATATCTGTAGAAATTATTGTGCCCGAACACAGCAATATTCTTTTTGTGGACTGGGTAATGGAAGCTAATTTTCCCAGAATAACCCAGCATGGAATAAAGATTTACAAGAATAAAAGACCTTTTGACCACAGCAAAATTGTCATCATTGATGACATTTGGTCTTTCATAGGGTCAACTAATTGGGATCCGAGAAGTCTGGAATTTAATTTTGAAATCAACTTAGAGTGCTTTGATACAGATTTCAATGCCAAATTAACAGCCTTGTTTGCTTCAAAGAGAGAAAATTCTGAGCTCGTTATTGAGGATGAATTATACCGTTTAGCGACTTACAAAAAAATTCGAAATAACCTAGTTCGTTTATTTTCACCTTATTTGTAG